One genomic region from Populus nigra chromosome 8, ddPopNigr1.1, whole genome shotgun sequence encodes:
- the LOC133700777 gene encoding uncharacterized protein LOC133700777 isoform X1 → MSSSFLPSTSFATQRRTSQKLGNPKTAGPLDPCITPASNPRPIFQFLAFGLIIFLALLQLLPATHFRDPFDPSRNWAPLHSNPSSPLREFRDARNGDAGGDDGMVHVVSWMDCLDLRALAVLANSTLSSSSHPDLVFFHFFIPGGNEDKVSFYKLKVLFPHSNLEIHGQEQVKEIMRTVFSGGQYAEPSYEEIVPFIIPTVHNFLRKFIYVSANVIMKARVEELIGVDLNNYAIATAEDCSQRLKNYVNLDVLDAIQRSASKAWVSETPYAKDSCLPDFSVLVINARKLEKDFVEIVLWWSKALNLRERTNKKNVAVALALYNSYLKLSSSWLVKDFSSSQVNNSMIIHYDGPKTSCKESINGTASEYSHGNVWTRYLPSTSDRILGS, encoded by the exons ATGTCTTCCTCGTTCTTGCCATCGACGTCTTTTGCAACTCAAAGAAGAACATCCCAGAAATTAGGAAACCCAAAAACTGCCGGACCCCTTGATCCGTGTATAACTCCTGCTTCAAATCCCAGACCCATCTTTCAGTTTCTAGCTTTTGGATTGATTATATTCCTCGCCTTGCTTCAGTTACTACCTGCCACTCATTTTCGAGACCCATTCGACCCTTCTAGAAACTGGGCTCCTCTCCATTCTAATCCTTCTTCTCCA TTGAGGGAGTTTAGGGATGCAAGAAATGGTGATGCAGGTGGAGATGATGGAATGGTGCATGTTGTTTCATGGATGGATTGTTTAGACCTCAGAGCTCTTGCAGTTCTGGCAAATTCAACTCTGTCAAGCTCAAG CCATCCAGATTtggttttctttcatttctttattcCTGGAGGGAATGAAGACAAAGTGTCTTTCTATAAGTTGAAGGTCTTGTTTCCACATTCAAACCTTGAAATTCATGG GCAAGAGCAGGTTAAAGAAATAATGAGGACTGTTTTTTCTGGGGGACAATATGCTGAACCCAGTTATGAGGAAATAGTACCTTTTATCATACCCACCGTGCACAATTTCTTGAGAAAATTCATATACGTCTCAGCGAATGTAATTATGAAG GCTAGAGTTGAAGAACTAATTGGAGTTGACTTGAACAACTATGCCATAGCAACAGCTGAAGACTGCTcccaaagattaaaaaattatgtgaatTTAGATGTGTTGGATGCTATTCAGAGATCggcttcaaaggcatgggtatcTGAGACACCTTATGCTAAGGATTCTTGTTTGCCAGACTTCAGCGTACTAGTTATTAATGCGAGGAAATTAGAAAAAGATTTTGTCGAGATCGTCTTATGGTGGAGCAAAGCTCTGAATTTGAGGGAAAG gaccaataaaaaaaatgtagccGTTGCATTAGCACTCTACAATAGTTATCTCAAGCTTTCTTCATCTTGGCTGGTCAAGGATTTCTCATCATCCCAAGTTAACAACAGTATGATTATCCACTACGATGGGCCCAAGACTAGTTGTAAGGAATCCATCAATGGTACTGCCTCGGAATACAGTCATGGCAATGTCTGGACTCGGTACCTTCCTTCAACCTCAGATCGAATCTTGGGCAGCTAG
- the LOC133701153 gene encoding uncharacterized protein LOC133701153 isoform X1: MDSRGETLVDNSPEDIRWLCNLSESELDMLITLKSLILHRAKVLGHDELAKKFDSPTLRAVGLFLMEYLKGKVRDLSHVQGLTKLAAFSDCCNLLKGNPGDDSSIEELKASIDIDERRRPIKRAGEEATKQKKQRL; the protein is encoded by the exons ATGGATAGCAGAGGAGAAACTTTGGTTGATAACAGTCCCGAAGACATACGCTGGCTCTGTAACCTGTCAGAATCGGAGCTT GATATGCTTATTAcgttaaaatcattaattcttCATCGGGCAAAGGTACTCGGTCATGATGAACTTGCCAAGAAATTCGATTCGCCGACGCTTCGAGCCGTCG GGCTCTTTTTGATGGAATATCTGAAAGGAAAGGTTAGAGATTTATCACATGTTCAAGGCTTGACTAAGCTTGCTGCATTCTCGGATTGTTGCAATCTATTAAAAGGTAATCCTGGGGACGACTCCAGCATTGAAGAGCTGAAGGCTTCCATCGATATTGATGAAAGAAGGAGACCAATCAAAAG AGCAGGTGAAGAGGCAACCAAACAGAAGAAACAGAGATTATGA
- the LOC133700777 gene encoding uncharacterized protein LOC133700777 isoform X2 has translation MSSSFLPSTSFATQRRTSQKLGNPKTAGPLDPCITPASNPRPIFQFLAFGLIIFLALLQLLPATHFRDPFDPSRNWAPLHSNPSSPLREFRDARNGDAGGDDGMVHVVSWMDCLDLRALAVLANSTLSSSSHPDLVFFHFFIPGGNEDKVSFYKLKVLFPHSNLEIHGQEQVKEIMRTVFSGGQYAEPSYEEIVPFIIPTVHNFLRKFIYVSANVIMKARVEELIGVDLNNYAIATAEDCSQRLKNYVNLDVLDAIQRSASKAWVSETPYAKDSCLPDFSVLVINARKLEKDFVEIVLWWSKALNLRERFQILLYFRFPFYIYESDMDQ, from the exons ATGTCTTCCTCGTTCTTGCCATCGACGTCTTTTGCAACTCAAAGAAGAACATCCCAGAAATTAGGAAACCCAAAAACTGCCGGACCCCTTGATCCGTGTATAACTCCTGCTTCAAATCCCAGACCCATCTTTCAGTTTCTAGCTTTTGGATTGATTATATTCCTCGCCTTGCTTCAGTTACTACCTGCCACTCATTTTCGAGACCCATTCGACCCTTCTAGAAACTGGGCTCCTCTCCATTCTAATCCTTCTTCTCCA TTGAGGGAGTTTAGGGATGCAAGAAATGGTGATGCAGGTGGAGATGATGGAATGGTGCATGTTGTTTCATGGATGGATTGTTTAGACCTCAGAGCTCTTGCAGTTCTGGCAAATTCAACTCTGTCAAGCTCAAG CCATCCAGATTtggttttctttcatttctttattcCTGGAGGGAATGAAGACAAAGTGTCTTTCTATAAGTTGAAGGTCTTGTTTCCACATTCAAACCTTGAAATTCATGG GCAAGAGCAGGTTAAAGAAATAATGAGGACTGTTTTTTCTGGGGGACAATATGCTGAACCCAGTTATGAGGAAATAGTACCTTTTATCATACCCACCGTGCACAATTTCTTGAGAAAATTCATATACGTCTCAGCGAATGTAATTATGAAG GCTAGAGTTGAAGAACTAATTGGAGTTGACTTGAACAACTATGCCATAGCAACAGCTGAAGACTGCTcccaaagattaaaaaattatgtgaatTTAGATGTGTTGGATGCTATTCAGAGATCggcttcaaaggcatgggtatcTGAGACACCTTATGCTAAGGATTCTTGTTTGCCAGACTTCAGCGTACTAGTTATTAATGCGAGGAAATTAGAAAAAGATTTTGTCGAGATCGTCTTATGGTGGAGCAAAGCTCTGAATTTGAGGGAAAGGTTTCAAATTCTCCTCTATTTCAGATTTCCTTTCTACATTTATGAATCTGACATG gaccaataa
- the LOC133702285 gene encoding transcription factor JUNGBRUNNEN 1-like produces MELDRLITTSKDVEADDDDIMAPGFRFHPTDEELVGFYLKRKVEKRLIRIDLIKHIDVYKYEPWDLPKEASCSAGEREWYFFCRRGRKYKNSVRPNRVTNSGFWKATGIDKPIYSVGKLHYCIGLKKSLVYYRGSAGKGTKTDWMMHEFRLPASENTANFTNPDDCNIHEAEVWTLCRIFQRETPFNKKCFSSKQKYVSDSSSSPCESDNRRHTDESFEVAAVDNNVNIESRATSDQYTYGNNDQLFAAQLSLRNQVPFTTPYLSFSSQNGDQLFGDENWDELRPMVEFALDPSMLYSIN; encoded by the exons ATGGAGTTGGATAGGTTGATTACTACTTCAAAGGATGTTGAAGCAGACGATGATGATATCATGGCCCCTGGGTTTCGGTTTCATCCTACGGACGAAGAGCTTGTAGGATTTTATCTTAAAAGGAAAGTAGAGAAGAGACTTATCAGGATTGATCTCATCAAACACATTGATGTCTACAAATACGAGCCATGGGATCTTCCAA AAGAAGCTAGCTGTAGTGCTGGAGAAAGGGAGTGGTACTTCTTCtgtagaagaggaagaaagtACAAGAACAGCGTAAGACCTAATAGGGTCACAAATTCTGGATTTTGGAAAGCTACAGGTATCGACAAGCCAATATATTCTGTCGGGAAACTCCATTACTGCATTGGCCTGAAAAAATCTCTAGTCTATTACCGAGGAAGTGCCGGAAAAGGCACGAAAACAGACTGGATGATGCACGAATTTCGCCTTCCTGCTAGTGAAAATACTGCCAATTTCACCAATCCTGACGACTGTAATATTCATGAAGCA GAAGTTTGGACTCTTTGTCGAATATTCCAGCGAGAAACTCCCTTTAACAAAAAATGCTTCTCTTCAAAACAGAAGTATGTTAGTGATTCAAGTTCTAGCCCTTGTGAATCAGACAATCGTAGGCATACTGATGAAAGCTTCGAAGTCGCAGCAGTTGATAATAATGTGAACATTGAAAGTAGAGCTACCAGTGATCAATACACCTATGGAAATAATGACCAGTTGTTTGCAGCCCAGCTGAGCTTAAGAAATCAAGTTCCATTTACAACACCATATCTAAGCTTTTCCAGTCAAAACGGAGACCAACTTTTTGGAGATGAGAACTGGGATGAGCTCAGACCAATGGTTGAGTTTGCTCTTGACCCATCAATGCTGTATAGTATTAATTAG
- the LOC133701153 gene encoding uncharacterized protein LOC133701153 isoform X2, with product MDSRGETLVDNSPEDIRWLCNLSESELDMLITLKSLILHRAKVLGHDELAKKFDSPTLRAVGLFLMEYLKGKVRDLSHVQGLTKLAAFSDCCNLLKGNPGDDSSIEELKASIDIDERRRPIKR from the exons ATGGATAGCAGAGGAGAAACTTTGGTTGATAACAGTCCCGAAGACATACGCTGGCTCTGTAACCTGTCAGAATCGGAGCTT GATATGCTTATTAcgttaaaatcattaattcttCATCGGGCAAAGGTACTCGGTCATGATGAACTTGCCAAGAAATTCGATTCGCCGACGCTTCGAGCCGTCG GGCTCTTTTTGATGGAATATCTGAAAGGAAAGGTTAGAGATTTATCACATGTTCAAGGCTTGACTAAGCTTGCTGCATTCTCGGATTGTTGCAATCTATTAAAAGGTAATCCTGGGGACGACTCCAGCATTGAAGAGCTGAAGGCTTCCATCGATATTGATGAAAGAAGGAGACCAATCAAAAG GTGA
- the LOC133701839 gene encoding uncharacterized protein LOC133701839: MSRICVKNLPKYVAEDRLREFFSQKGEVTDAKIMRTADGKSRQFAFVGFRTEREAEDAIKYFNKSYLDTCRIVCEIARKVGDPDIPRPWSRYSKQKEEKLSEDENNVTGSKSLDVRGAKDEKKKNKDNEKGNEIDDPRLQEFLQVMQPRAKSKLWENDTIVSHTADINGEVGKKGSQGKKEGKEKLVPVEVEIDKGNSDTDEESNDPARDEAVSDMDYFRSRVKKELSDSESESGGSDDDDDDDKNDNCNDKDEDSDLSNESLQRGNVAQAEVAEDTHAEDHENPSSTLKDEKEEILETCRLFVRNLPYTAIEDELEEHFSKFGNISQVHLVVDKDTKRSKGLAYIHYTLPESAARALEELDNSIFQGRLLHVMPAKQKNLSNKQETSDLLSQGSNTLKQRRQEEKKAAEASGDTRAWNSFFFHHDTVIENIARRHGVSKSDLLDREADDLAVRVALGETQVIAETKKALTNAGVNITALEEIAAGKKDGMKRSNHVLLVKNLPYGSSEVELAEKFGKFGSLDKIILPPSKTLALVVFLEPSEARAAFKGLAYKQYKGVPLYLEWAPANILSQSSTSKSDEKSDAAVGEHDAKRVILEQSVEGISEMDIDPDRIESRSLFVKNLNFKTADESLKKHFSEHMKEGRIQSVRIKKHMKKGKNVSMGFGFIEFDSVETATNICRDLQGTVLDGHALILQLCHAKKDEHSVKKAGKDKSSTKLLVRNVAFEATEKDLRQLFGPFGQIKSLRLPMKFGNHRGFAFVEYVTKQEAQNALQALSSTHLYGRHLVLERAKEGESLEELRARTAAQFTDEQNGFQNPAKLSKKRKDITMLDEGSMKFQRVTD; encoded by the exons at gTCAAGAATATGCGTGAAGAACTTACCAAAATATGTAGCAGAGGATAGATTGAGAGAATTTTTTTCACAGAAAGGAGAAGTTACTGATGCTAAGATTATGAGAACTGc AGATGGTAAGAGCAGGCAATTTGCTTTTGTTGGGTTCCGGACAGAGCGTGAAGCTGAAGACGCTATCAAATACTTCAATAAATCTTACCTTGATACTTGTAGAATTGTTTGTgag ATTGCTCGTAAAGTTGGGGACCCGGATATTCCTCGACCATGGAGTAGGTATTCTAAAcagaaagaagagaaattgaGTGAAGATGAGAATAATGTTACTGGTTCCAAAAGCTTAGACGTCAGGGGAGCTAAagatgagaagaagaagaacaaggaTAATGAAAAGGGCAATGAGATTGATGATCCTCGATTACAAGAATTTCTTCAGGTCATGCAGCCACGTGCCAAGTCGAAATTATGGGAAAATGACACTATAGTTTCTCACACGGCTGATATAAATGGTGAAGTTGGCAAGAAGGGAAgtcaaggaaagaaagaaggcaAGGAGAAGTTGGTTCCAGTGGAAGTTGAGATAGATAAAGGCAATAGTGATACAGATGAAGAGTCAAATGATCCTGCACGTGATGAGGCTGTTTCAGATATGGATTACTTCAGGAGTAGAGTGAAGAAAGAATTGTCAGATTCTGAAAGTGAAAGTGGTGGAAGTGATGACGATGATGACGACGACAAGAACGACAACTGTAATGACAAAGATGAAGACAGTGATTTGTCTAATGAAAGCCTTCAGAGGGGGAATGTAGCACAAGCAGAGGTTGCTGAAGATACCCATGCTGAAGACCATGAGAACCCATCTTCAACtttaaaagatgagaaagaGGAAATTCTTGAGACTTGTCGTCTTTTTGTCCGCAATCTGCCATATACAGCAAT TGAGGATGAGCTGGAAGAGCATTTCAGCAAATTTGGTAACATTTCACAGGTCCATCTTGTTGTTGATAAAGATACAAAACGTTCCAAGGGACTTGCATACATTCACTACACACTTCCAGAGTCTGCAGCAAG GGCATTGGAAGAATTAGACAATTCAATTTTTCAGGGCAGATTATTGCATGTCATgcctgcaaaacaaaaaaacctatcAAACAAGCAAGA GACCAGCGATCTCCTGAGCCAAGGTTCAAACACTTTGAAGCAGCGGAGACAGGAAGAAAAGAAGGCAGCTGAAGCCAGTGGAGATACAAGAGCATGGAATAGTTTTTTCTTCCACCATGATACA GTCATTGAAAACATTGCTAGGAGACATGGTGTGAGCAAGAGTGACTTACTTGACCGCGAAGCAGATGATCTTGCTGTACGTGTTGCTTTGGGAGAAACTCAAGTGATTGCAGAGACGAAAAAGGCGCTCACAAATGCTGGTGTCAACATTACAGCTTTAGAGGAAATTGCTGCAGGGAAAAAAGATGGCATGAAAAGAAGTAACCATGTTCTTTTAGTAAAGAACTTGCCATATGGCTCTTCTGAGGTTGAACTAGCTGAGAAATTTGGGAAATTCGGGAGTTTGGACAAAATTATTCTCCCTCCATCAAAAACATTGGCCCTG GTTGTGTTCCTTGAACCATCTGAAGCCCGTGCTGCTTTCAAAGGTTTAGCATACAAGCAGTACAA GGGTGTTCCATTATATTTGGAGTGGGCCCCAGCCAATATCCTTAGTCAAAGCTCAACCTCCAAGAGTGATGAAAAAAGTGATGCAGCTGTGGGTGAACATGATGCCAAGAGGGTGATACTGGAGCAAAGTGTGGAAGGAATATCTGAAATGGATATTGATCCTGACAGAATCGAG TCGCGATCTTTATTTGTCAAGAACCTGAATTTCAAGACAGCTGATGAAAGTTTGAAAAAGCACTTTAGTGAACACATGAAAGAAGGGAGAATCCAAAGTGTCAGG ATAAAGAAGCACATGAAAAAAGGGAAGAATGTTTCAATGGGTTTTGGCTTTATAGAGTTTGATTCCGTGGAAACAGCTACAAATATCTGCAGAGATCTACAG GGAACTGTTTTGGATGGTCATGCTCTTATTTTGCAACTCTGCCATGCCAAGAAGGATGAGCATTCAGTGAAAAAGGCTGGAAAGGATAAGAGTTCCACAAAACTACTTGTCAGAAATGTAGCTTTTGAGGCAACAGAGAAAGATCTGAGACAGCTATTTGGCCCATTTGGCCAG ATTAAGAGCTTACGGTTGCCAATGAAGTTTGGAAACCACAGAGGCTTTGCATTTGTGGAATACGTCACAAAGCAAGAGGCACAGAACGCACTTCAAGCACTCTCAAGCACCCATCTGTATGGTCGGCACCTG GTTTTGGAGAGAGCGAAGGAAGGTGAGAGCTTGGAAGAATTACGGGCTCGCACAGCTGCTCAGTTTACTGACGAGCAGAATGGTTTCCAGAATCCAGCCAAGTTATCCAAAAAGAGGAAGGATATCACAATGTTGGATGAAGGAAGCATGAAGTTTCAGAGGGTAACAGATTAG